The Anaeromyxobacter sp. Fw109-5 genomic interval TTCTCGTAGATCGTGCCGGCGAGGATCGCCGCGCACAGCGCGAAGGCCAGCCCGTGGATGGCGAGCCCGCGCCGGCGGCCGGCGCTCCGGGTCCGGCCCCAGTAGCGCAGCATGGCGAGCTGCGAGAGCGAGAAGGTCACGAAGACGTTGATGGCGTACATCGTGACGAGCCGGGTGATGTCGCCCCGCGTGTAGTAGAGCGTGGCGAGCGACGCGGCGCCCATGAGCAGCACTCCGTTCTGCGTCGTGAGCCGATCCGACAGCTGGGCGAAGCGATGGGGCAGCCACGAGTCGGTCGCCATGTTCGCCATCACCCGCGGACCGTCGATGAAGCCGGCCTGCGCGGCCACCACGAGGAGCGCGGCCTCGGCGAGGAGCGTGACGACCACGAACCCCTGGCCGATCGCGACGCCGCCGGGCCTGAAGCCGCCCGCGAACCGCTCGAGCAGCACCGCGTTCATCGTCTTCCCCGGCTCCGGGGCCGCGCTGAAGAGCAGGTAGCAGACGAGGATCCCCCCGGCCGTGACCGCGAGCGAGGCCGCCATGTACGTCATGGTCTGCCGCGCCGTCGCGACCTTCGGCTCGCGCATGATCTGGATGCCGTTCGAGACCGCCTCGATCCCGGTGTAGGTCCCGGCGCCCATCGAGTACGCGCGCAGGAACACCGCGAAGAGGCCCGCGGCGCCGACCTCGGCGAGGCCCGCGCGAAGGCCCTGGGAGACCTCGCCCGCGACGCGGGGGACGTCCGCGACGTGCGACCCCACGCCGCCGACGATCAGGACCACGTGCGTGACGAGGAAGAGCCCGAAGATCGGGGCGAGGATCGAGACGGACTCCTTCACCCCGCGCAGGTTGAGGACGACGAGCAGCGCGATGGCGGCGGCCTCGGCAGGAAGCTTCCACGGGCCGGATCCCGGCGAGAGGAAGCTCCAGATCGCGTCCCCGCTCGAGGCGACGGACACGGAGATCGTGAGCACGTAGTCCACGAGGAGCGCCGCCCCCGACACGACCCCGACGCGCGGACCGAGCAGCTCGGTCGCGACCACGTAACCACCCCCGCCGAAGGGGAAGCGCTTGATGATCTGCCCGTACGCGACCGAGATCACGAGGACGGTGAGCCCGGTGGCGAGCGCGAGGACGATCGCGAGGTACGAGTTGTGGCCGAGGGCGCGGAACGCCTCGTCGGGACCGTAGGCGGACGAGGACAGTCCATCCGCCCCGAGGCCGACCCAGGCGAGGAGCGCGATGAGCGAGATGCCGTGGTGGGTGCGCGGATCCCGCACGTCGCGCGGCGCGCCGAAGAAGAGCCGGCGCAGCCGGCCGCCGAGCGTCGCCGGGCCCGCCGCCTGGGGAGAGGGCTCCTCGGGCGGCGCCGCGTCCGCACGGTCAGGCTGGAGGTCGGGGGATCTCGGCGCCATGCGCGAGGGAGCAGCATGGCCGGCGAGAGCTCAGCGCCGCGTCAAGAGCGTGGGGCGGCGCATCAAGGCGACGTCAACGCAGCCGCCCTCGGGGTTCCCCTCCTCTCCCCGCGCGCTCCTTGACGCCGGGTTGACGAGGCGGACCCGGACGTTGACACGCCGCTGACGTGGGGTCCCGTATCGTCGGGAGCGGAGGAGAGATAGATGCGGGCTGCCAACCATCCCATCCGGCTGGTCGACCCGGCGCCCGGAGAGACCAAGGGCGCTCCCGCTCCTGCGGCGGGCGACGTCGCGCTCGTCGCCGCGCTACTCGGCGTGAACCTCGTGCCGATCGTCGGCGAGCTCGCGCACGAGGGGTGGTTCGGCCCAGGGACGGTGGGGCTCGCCACGGCCTTCGCCCTCTTGACGGGTCGGGAGCTCTGCCGCGAGGTGCGCTCGCTCGTGCAGGCCTGGGCGGGCCGCGCGTGAGCCCGCGCGGCCGTGCGCTCCCGGCGGCTACACCCGGACGCCTGGCCCGCCGCCGGCCCTTCGGACGGGGCCAGCGCGCACGCTCCCGCCCGCGCGCTTGACGGGGGCTCCGGCGGGTGCGCGGATCCCTTCCCGTGGCGATCGACACCACGACGCAGCGCCCCCGCCCGCGCGCTCCGCGAACGCGCGCCGGGTACCTCAACGCGGTGGCGGCCATGGCGGCGACCACGGCGGTCGCGACCGCCGCCCGCGCGCTCGGCCTCCCGGACGTCGAGATGCTCTTCCTGCTCGGCGTCATGATCACCGCGCTGAGCAGCGGGCGTCGCGCCGCCCTCCTCGCCGCGGCGCTGGCGGTGGTCTCGTACGACTTCTTCTTCGTGCCGCCGCCGTACACCCTCGACATCTCCGACGCGCGCTACCTCCTCACCTTCGCGATGCTGTTCGGGTTGAGCGTCGTCATCGGGACGCTCACGTTACGGCTGCGCGAGCAGCGGCAGGCGGCCGTCGAGCGCGAGCGGCGCACCGCCGCGCTGTACGCGCTCAGCCGTGAGCTCGGAGCCGCCCTGGACGAGGAGAGCGTCGCGAACGTGTCCGTGCTGGCGGTCGCGCACGCGTTCGAGGCCGAGGCCGTGTTCCTGCGCGCGCGCGGCGGCGAGCTCGCCGCGATCGCCGCGTCGCCCCCGGCGGCGGTGCTCGGTCCGTCCGAGCGCGCCCTCGCGCAATGGGTGGCGGAGCACGGCCAGGCGGCGGGGCGCGGCACCGGGACGCTCACCGGCGAGGAGGTGCTGTGCACCCCCGTCCGCGCGTGGGGCGACGCCCTCGCGGTGCTCGCCGTCAGGACCCCGGAGCCGCGCGATCTCGACCTCGAGCAGCGCGGCCTGCTCGAGGCGGTCGCTCGCCAGGCGGCGCTCGCGCTCGATCGCGTGCGACTCGCCGCCGAGGCGCGGCAGGCCGAGCTGCGCGCGAGGACCGAGGCGCTCCGCAGCGGGCTCCTCTCCTCGGTCTCGCACGACCTCCGGACGCCGCTCGCCGTCATCACCGGGGCCGCCTCGACGCTGCGCGCCGACCTGGCGCTGGAGCCCGAGACGCGACGGGACCTCTCCGACGCGATCTGCGAGGAGGCCGAGCGGCTCGAGCGGCTCGTCGCGAACCTGCTCGACATGACCCGGCTCGACGCCGGCGCCGTGGAGCCGAGGCGCGAGTGGGTGCCGCTCGTCGAGGTCCTCGGCGGGGCGCTCACCCGGCTCGACCGCCGGCTCGCGGGGCGACGCGTCGTGACGGCGCTGCCCGACGATCTGCCGCTCGTCTCGCTCGATCCGGTGCTGGTGGAGCAGCTCCTCGTGAACCTCCTCGAGAACGCGGCGAAGTACACGCCCGCGGGCTCGACGGTCGAGATCGGCGCGCGCAGCGAGGGGGACACGCTCTGCGTGGAGGTGGGGGACCGCGGTCCAGGGATCCCGCCGGGCGACGAGGAGCGGATCTTCGAGCGCTTCCACCGGGGCGCCCACGCGGGCGTGCGCGGGGTCGGCCTCGGCCTGCCCATCGCCCGCGCCATCGCCCAGGCGCACGGCGGCCGGCTCGTCGCCGCGAATCGCCCCGGCGGCGGCGCCGTGTTCCGCCTCACCCTGCCCATGTCCTCGGAGCCACCTCGAGCCGCCGAGCCCGCGGGAGAGAGCAGCGCATGACCCCACCCGGACCGCTCGTGCTGGTGGTCGACGACGAGGCGCAGGTGCGCCGGTTCCTGCGCGCCGCCCTCGGCTCTCGTGGCTTCCGCCTCGTCGAGGCGGAGACGCTCCGCGAGGCCGAGCAGCTCGCCACGAGCCACAACCCCGACGTCTACCTCCTCGACCTCACGCTCCCGGACGGCGACGGGGTGGACCTGGCGCGGCGCCTGCGCGAGTGGACGAGGGCGCCGATCATCGTGCTGTCCGCGCGCGGCCGCGAGGAGGACAAGGTGAACGCGCTCGACGCGGGCGCGGACGACTATCTGACGAAGCCCTTCGGCGTGAACGAGCTGCTGGCGAGGCTCCGGGTCGCCCTGCGCCACGCGCAGGCGAGTCCGGCGCAGCCGGCGGTCCTCGAGGCGGGGCCGCTCCGGATCGACCTGGCGCGCCGGGAGGTGACCGTGGAGGGTCGCGAGGTGCGGCTGACGCCGACCGAGTACCGGCTGCTCGCGCTGCTCGCCCGTCACGCCGGCATGGTGCTGACGCACCGGCAGATCCTTCGCGAGGTGTGGGGGCCGAACGCGACCGAGGCGCACTACGTGCGTGTCCACATGGCCGAGCTGCGCAAGAAGATCGAGGCCGATCCGGCGCGTCCGCGGCTGCTGGTCACCGAGCCGGGGGTCGGTTATCGCCTGCAGGACCGGGCGGAGGGCAGCTGAGCGGCGAACCGGCAGGCTGTCGAGCTGCCCGCCTAACGACCGCTCGTGGTGAGCTCGTCGAACCACGAGCGGGACGCCGCTCGCCCTTCGACAGGCTCAGGGCGAGCGGACAACTGGTTCACCCGGCCGCCCCTCGACTCGGCCCGCCTGCGGCGGGCTACGCTCGGGGCGAGCGGGGTTGTGAAAGCGCGTTCTTCAACAGCCTGCCAGCTAGCGGCGTCCGCGCCGGGGGTGCGAGCGCTGGCCCTGGGCCTGAGGGCCGCCGTGGGGCGGCCGCGTCGTGGAAGGCGGCCGCTCCGGCGGCGGAGCGGAGGGCGCGCCCGGTCCGAGGGGCGGCCGCACCACGCGGATCACCTCCGGCGCCGGCGCGCTCCTGCGGTCCTGACCGCGTCCGGGCGGGCGATTCCCGCTGCCCTGGCCGGGGCCGGGAGGACGCGCCGCGTTCGGACGGCGGTCGCTTCCCTGCGGCTGGCCGCGCTCGGGCGGTCGGCTCGAACGGCGGTCGCCGCCCTGCGGCTGGCCGCGCTCGGGCGGTCGGCTCGGACGGCGGTCGCCGCCCTGCGGCTGGCCGCGCTCGGGCGATCCGTTCCGCCGGCGGTTGCCGCCCTGCGGCTGGGATCGCTCGGACGATGGGGGATGCGCCTCGCGCGACGAGTGGCCGCCACCCGCGCCGCCGCCGCGCTCGGGCCGCTCGGGCCGCTCGGGCCGGCCGCGCCCGCGCGCGTCGTTGCGCCGGTTCCCTGGGTGCGCCGGGCGGTGACGCTCGCCCTGTCCACCGCCGTGGCGCTCGTGTCGCTCGCCGCCGCCCCGCGGCGCCTCCGGCGCACGGCCGCTCGGGACGAAGTCGGGCGTCAGCTCGCGGCGCACGTACGCACGCCAGATCTCCCGGGCGTCGTTGGACGCCGCCCGGAGCGACGGGTCGAGGGCGGCGAAGAAGCGGCGCAGGTTCTCGAGGTCGCGCTCGAAGTAGAACTCCGCCCGGGAGTTGTGCGCCGCGCCGACGACCTGGGGGAAGTCGATGACCACCGGACCGTCCCACCCGACGAGCACGTTGTATGGGGAGAGATCGCCGTGGATGAGGTCGGCGCCGAGCATGCGCACCATCTGCCCGCGCAGGTCGGCGTAGAGGGCCGCCGCCTGGTCCGGCGCGACGTGCGCGTCCACGAGCCGCGGCGCGGGGTGACCGTGCGCGTCCACCACGACCTCCATGAGGAGGACGCCCTCGTAGAACATCACCGGCCGCGGTACGCGCACCCCGGCGGCGTGGAGCGCGTAGAGCGCGTCCGCCTCCTTCGCCTTCCACGCCTCCTCGGCCGCGGCCTGCCCGAAGCGGCTGCCGCGGTCCATCGCGCGCTGCATGCGCGTGTCGCGCACCTGCCGCCCCTCGCGATAGCCGGCGTTGTTCCGGAAGTTGCGCGCCTCGCGCGCCTTGTAGACCTTCGCCGCGACGACCTCGCCGCCGTGGCGCACGAGCCAGAGATCGGCTTCCTTGCCGCTCTTCAGGCGGGCGCAGACCTCTTCTACGACGCCGTCCGCGAGGAGCGGTGCGAGGGGATCGTTCATGCCCTGGGTCGGGTTCCGCAGGCGAGCCTACTTCTTGGGCGCGCCGCCCGGACGACCGCCGGCGCCGCCCGGCCGCCGACCGCCACCGCCCGGCCGGCCGCGGCCGCCGCGCTCGTTCTTGCGATCCTCGCGGAGCGAGTCCATCGAGAAGCCGCCCGTCGCGCCGGCCTTGGTACCTCCGCCTCCACCTCCGCGCCCACCGCCTCCGCCGCCTCCGCGCCCTCCGCGTCCGCCCCGGCGGCCGCCGCGATCGTCCCTGGCCTCGCCGGCGACCTGCTTCATGTTCCGGGGGAGCAGGTCCACGACGTACTGATGGCCTCCGAGCGTGGTCGCGCCGGGGACCGGCTCCTCCGGTCCGAAGACGCGCACGAGCCGCACGTCGTCGACGCGTCCGCCCACGACCTCCACTGCGGCGCGCAGCATGCCGAGCCGCTCGCCCGCGAGGCCGGTCGCCTTCGCGACCGCCTCCTCCAGCGCCGCGGCGGCCGCGTCCGGGGCCGGCTCACCGGGCGCGGCGGTGCCCGCCTCGGAGCCGGGAGCGATCTCCGTCCCAGGCGTCGTCTCGGCGGAGGACGCGGCCTCGACCGGCGCGCTCTCCGCGGCCGCCTCCGGGCCACCGCTCTCCGCTCCGGCCGGCGCCGGCGCTTCGGGCGTGGGCGCAGGCGCCTTCTCCTCGCGGGGAAGGGTTCGCCGCGTCGCTTCGATGGCGGCCGCAGCCGTCCGGATCAGGGAGCCGCTGAGCTCGGTCAGGGTCTTCATGGGGGGGTAGCCATACACCGTCAGGGCGCGGGCGGCAAAGAGCAGCCGACGCGAGCGCCTGGCTGCCAGCGACCGGGACGGGCGACGGCGACTGGAGCTCCCACCGGCGTCATCTCGCCGCGCCTCATCAGGGGCCGATATGCGCGGGGTGCGACATGGTCCCACCGACCGGCGAATCGACACTCACCTGGCGTCATCGTCCGGCGTGCTGCCCGCGCCGCGAAATGCCCGTGCTGGCGCGCGCGGGACCGTACGGCGGGAACCGGTCTCGATTCGCGCGACGGGCGAAGGGCGACCGCCCGCCTGGCTGAATTTGCACCACACGCTCCCACGTGCGACACGGGCGTGATGCAACGCCTCCTCGTGGTGGACGACGACGCAGACCTCCGGGAGACGCTCGCTCACCGGCTCTCCCATGAAGGATTCGTGGTCGAGGTCGCGCGCGACGGCGCGGAGGCCCTGGCCAAGCTCGCCTCGGGGCGCTCCCCCACCGCCATCGTGCTCGACCTCGGGATGCCCACGATGAGCGGCTGGCAGTTCCGCGATCTGCAGAAGCGCAACCCGGCCCTCGCCGAGATTCCCGTCGTGGTCATGACGGGCGAGGCGCCGCTCGGCATCGACGTGCAGCACGTGCTCCAGAAGCCGTTCGCGATCGACCACCTCGTCGAGACGATCCGGCGGATCACCGTCAGGAGCTGACGCGGCACGTCGCCCGTCGGGGGAAGCCCGACGCGCCGTGGCTCGCGCGCTCATGGGGGCGTCTCCCCGGCGCCGGGCGGGGCTCGCGAGCGGGTCCAGCCGCGGAGCTAGCTGCCCGCGCCCGCCGAGAACCGCAGCTCCCACCGGCGTCCCGGCTCCGCGCTGGGTGCCGGGATCACGTGATCGCGCAGCGCCGAGCTCGCGCAGGCCACGTCCGCGGCGCTGGCCGATCCGCTCGACTCGAGCCGTACGCCCCTGATCCGGATGCCGTTCGCGACGGTCTCGACGTCGAGGACGAACGACATCGCCGCGACGCCCGCGTCCGGACCGTTCCGCGCCGCACAGCGTGCCACGCGGCCGTCGAGCTCGGCGAGCCCCGCCGCCAGCTCGCGACGAAAGGACGCGAGCGCGTGGCGCCGCGACGGGAGCATGGCCTGCGGCCTCGGGGGTCGATGCAACGCCGCAGCCCGAGCGGTGCCCTCCCCCGCGCGTGTGGCGGCGCCTTCCCTCGCGACCGGCACCGGCGAGGGGCTCGGCGATCGTCCCGAGCCGGGCCCGAGCGGCGGCGTGGTGGAGCTCGTCGCCGGCGCTCCGCGCGAGCCGCCGTCGAGGCGGAGGAGGATCGCGACGCTGCCCAGGAACAGGAGCGCGATCGCCAGGAGACCCCCGAAGAAGATTCGCGACACCTGGACCTCCCCTCGAGCCACGCCCTGCGGTGCTCGAGCTCGCTCGACCGGGGGATCGCGCCACACGGGTATCGATCCACCAACGGTCGCTCGCGCCTCGCTCTCGCCCGCGCTCGACCATCCTGAGCACGCGCGCGCGACCGGACGACCCTCGTACCCGCCGTGACTCGCCGCCAGGATCGAACTCACCCGGGGTGACGCCTACAGGTGCACGCACCGCGTGCTCACGCGGCGGCGCGTAGGCGCGTCGTCGACCCCGAGGCGAACGTCCCCTGTCCTCACGACGCGGGCTCCGCGCCGTGGCGGACCTCGACGCCGTCGATCGTCCACCGCGGCATCGGGCGGGTCGAGACGGGATCTCATTCGCGCTTTACCCAGGGTAATCACCGGATACAGCGATCGGTCGGGCCCCGAGGTCCGGCTTGCACGCCGCTCGGCGCGGACAGTACCTGTGCCCTCACCATACCGGAGTGACTCACGGTGGATGCGACCCGACGCGGAGCTTCGATGCGTTCTTGTCCATGCGTCGCGGGTCACGTTCCAGGTCGGAGTTGCAAGCGGGCCGGCTGCGCAGCCGCCAAGGGGGACGCGATGAAGGGTCGTGGGGTGATCTTGCGTTTGGTGATCTCGCTGGCGCTCGCCTCGAGCATGAGCTCCGCATCCGCTCAGGCCCGCAAGGACAAGGACCGGCCCCGGATCACCCACGCCGACAGGGCCGCCGCCGCCGCCCGGGCGAAGGCGAAGGGGCTCGCCTCTGGCGCCGCGGCAGTGGCCGCCGCGGAGATGGCGATGGCGATGCCGGGCGACCCGCCCCGCTACTACTCGCACCCGAACTACGCCAACAGCCCGCTGCCGGTCGTCAGCGGCGCGCTCGTCTCCGTCGGAAATCCGCTGGTCGACCGCGCCTACGCGACCGACTTCGCCGGCCCGGTCGGCGAGCTCGGGCAGGTCTTCGTGGTCATGCCCTCGGCGGTGCTTCCGGAGGGGTTGATCCAGAGCTTCCAGACCTGGAACCAGGCCACGGCCGGAGCGAGCCCGACCCCGTCGGCCGGCGGCGTGTTCCACGCGTACGTCCTGCGGCCCACGGGCATTCCCAACGAGTACACGGTCGCCTTCGACAGCGGGACGCTCACCGTGCCGGCCCTGGCCGATCCCACCGTCGGCGAGGTCGCGAAGTTCGACATGGTGGGCGGTATCGGCGTCCAGGCGGGTGACCTCCTCGCCTTCTACGGGCAGGGCATCCCCGTCGACACCTCCTCGGGCTCGGACGTCCTGAGCTACCCGGCCCCGACCGCGCCCTTGCAGGGCGCCACGATCACGCTCGGCAGCCTCGAGTATCCCATCTATCCCCAGGCGCGCACGTACTCGTTCGCCGCAGAGGTCGTCGACCTGTCCGGCACCAACGTCGCGATCACCGAGGGTATCCGCAAATTCGTCGACGGCCTGCCTGGCCTGGGTCCGGACGCGGCGAACAACCTGGGGCAGTTCATCCCCGTGGCCGTCCCCGAGCGCTGGCCCGCCACGGACACCGCGCCGGAGTCGGACTACTACGTCATCGAGCTCGTCGAGTACTCGGAGCAGATGCACTCGGACCTGCCTGAGACGAAGCTGCGCGGGTACCGGCAGGTCAACGCGCCCGGCGGCCCCACTCCCCCCCACTACCTGGGACCGATGATCGTGGCCCAGAAGAACCGGCCGGTCCGGATCCTGTTCAGGAACTCCCTCCCGACCGGCGCGGGCGGGAACCTGTTCGTGCCGGTGGACACCACCGTGATGGGCTCCGGCATGACGCCAGCCGGCCACGAGATGTGGCCGGCGGAGGAAGACCCGCAGAACCCGATGTGCAGCCAGCCCGGCAAGGAGATGATGGTCGCCTCGGGCCACTGCTTCGCGGACAACCGGGCCACGCTGCACCTGCACGGCGGCATCTCGCCGTGGATCAGCGACGGCACGCCGCACCAGTGGGTCACGCCGGCTGGCGAGCTGACGGCCTATCCGGAGGGCGTGAGCGTCGTCGACGTGCCCGACATGCCGGCCCCCGGCTCGGGAGAGATGACCTTCTTCTACACGAACCAGCAGAGCGCGCGGCTGATGTTCTATCACGACCACGCGTGGGGCATCACCCGGCTCAACGTCTACGCCGGTGAGGCTGCACCGTACGTGATCACCGACGACACCGAGAAGGCGCTCGTCGACAGCGGGATCATCCCCGGCGCGGCGGACACTCTCCCGCTCGTCATCCAGGACAAGACCTTCGTGCCGAAGGCGGCGCAGCTCGCCTCGCAGGACGAGACCTGGGACGTCGCCCGCTGGGGCGGCGAGGGCAGCCTGTGGATGCCCCACGTGTACTCGCCGGCGCAGAACCCGGGCGACGCCTCCGGCGTGAACCAGTTCGGCCGCTGGGCGTACGGTCCGTGGTTCTGGCCGCCGACGACCAACGTCGAGAACGGCCCGATGCCCAACCCCTACTTCGACCCGGCCTGCGACCCCGAGCTGACGTGGTGCGAGCCGGCCGTGATGCCGGGGGTGCCGTACCTCTCGATGGGGATGGAGTCCTTCCAGGACACGCCCGTGGTGAACGGCACGGCGTACCCCACCCTCACGATCGATCCGAAGCCCTACCGCCTGCGCGTCCTGAACGCCGCCAACGATCGCTTCTTCAACCTGTCGCTCTACAAGGCCGTCGACGCGAACGGCGCGCTCTGCGACACCGCCAACGCGACCCCGGCGCCGGAGCGCACCGGCGTCGCGTGCACCGAGGTGCTCCTGAACCCCGCCGAGGTGGCGGCCGCGCTCGACGACCCGGCGGGAGTCTTCCCGACGCCGGTGGCGGGCACGGAAGGCCCGGACTGGATCCAGATCGGCACCGAGGGCGGCTTCCTCCCCGCCCCGGTGGTCATCCCGCCGCACATCACGACGTGGGTGACGGACCCGACGGTGTTCAACGCGGGCAACGTGGACCAGCACTCGCTGCTGCTCGGCCCGGCCGAGCGCGCCGACGTGGTGGTCGACTTCTCGCAGTACGCGGGTCAGACGCTGATCCTCTACAACGACGCCCCCGCGGCGTTCCCGGCGCGCGATCCCCGCTACGACTACTACACCGGCAACCCCGACCTGAGGGACACGGGCGGCGCGCCGTCCACGCTCCCCGGCTACGGCCCGAACACCCGCACCGTCATGCAGATCAAGGTGAGGCCGGGAGAGGGTCAGCCCTTCGACCTGGGCGGCCTGCAGGCGGCGTTCGCCCATAAGCCGGACGCCCCGGGCGTGTTCGAGAGCGGGCAGCACCCGATCATCGTCGGCCAGAGCGCCTACAACTCGGCCTACGGGAAGACGTTCCAGGCGAACGGTCCTTTCGCGGGCCTCGTGCAGATCTTCGACACCTCGCTCACCTTCGACACGCTCTCGGACGATCCGGCGAACCCGGGCACCCCGCTGAGGCTGACGATCCCCCTGCGCCCGAAGATGATCCAGGACGAGATGGGAGAGGCCTTCGAGCACGAGTACGGGCGGATGAGCGGGTTCCTGGGGGTGGAGACGGCGAACGCGCAGGCGGGCCTGCAGAACATGATCCTGTACCCGTTCGCCTCCCCGCCGACCGAGCTCGTCGACGGGGTCGAGCTCCCGGGTTCGGCCCCCGCGCTGGAGGTGACTCCCATCGCCTCGGCCGACGACGGCACGCAGGTCTGGAAGATCACCCACAACGGCGTGGACACGCACCCCATCCACTTCCACCTGTACGAGGTGCAGCTCCTGAACCGCGTCGGGTGGGACGGCATCGTCCGCAAACCCGACCTGAACGAGCTCGGGTGGAAGGAGACCGTCCGCGTCAGCCCGCTCGAGGACACGGTCGTGGCGCTGCGGCCGATCATCCCGCACGTCCCCTTCGACCTGCCGAACAGCATCCGGCTGCTCGACCCATCCATGAACGAGGGCGACTACCTGGCGAACACCACCCTGCAGGAGTCGCTCGGGCTGCCCATCTTCGCCTTCGCCCCGAACGGCGAGCCGATCGACGTCGTCAACCACTACGTGAACTACGGCGCGGAGTACGTGTGGCACTGCCACATCCTCAGCCACGAGGAGATGGACATGATGCGCCCGCAGGCCGTGGCGCTCGCGCCCAGGGAGCCGACGGGGGTCACGTGGGCGCTCGCGGGGAGCGGCCGCAACACGCGGAACGTGGTGTCCTGGACGGACGCGTCGAAGAACGAGACGGGCTTCGTCGTCGAGCGCTCCTCCGACGGGACGAGCTGGACGCGGATCGCGACGGTGCAGTCGTCCGAGCTCGGCGTGGTGC includes:
- a CDS encoding multicopper oxidase domain-containing protein → MILRLVISLALASSMSSASAQARKDKDRPRITHADRAAAAARAKAKGLASGAAAVAAAEMAMAMPGDPPRYYSHPNYANSPLPVVSGALVSVGNPLVDRAYATDFAGPVGELGQVFVVMPSAVLPEGLIQSFQTWNQATAGASPTPSAGGVFHAYVLRPTGIPNEYTVAFDSGTLTVPALADPTVGEVAKFDMVGGIGVQAGDLLAFYGQGIPVDTSSGSDVLSYPAPTAPLQGATITLGSLEYPIYPQARTYSFAAEVVDLSGTNVAITEGIRKFVDGLPGLGPDAANNLGQFIPVAVPERWPATDTAPESDYYVIELVEYSEQMHSDLPETKLRGYRQVNAPGGPTPPHYLGPMIVAQKNRPVRILFRNSLPTGAGGNLFVPVDTTVMGSGMTPAGHEMWPAEEDPQNPMCSQPGKEMMVASGHCFADNRATLHLHGGISPWISDGTPHQWVTPAGELTAYPEGVSVVDVPDMPAPGSGEMTFFYTNQQSARLMFYHDHAWGITRLNVYAGEAAPYVITDDTEKALVDSGIIPGAADTLPLVIQDKTFVPKAAQLASQDETWDVARWGGEGSLWMPHVYSPAQNPGDASGVNQFGRWAYGPWFWPPTTNVENGPMPNPYFDPACDPELTWCEPAVMPGVPYLSMGMESFQDTPVVNGTAYPTLTIDPKPYRLRVLNAANDRFFNLSLYKAVDANGALCDTANATPAPERTGVACTEVLLNPAEVAAALDDPAGVFPTPVAGTEGPDWIQIGTEGGFLPAPVVIPPHITTWVTDPTVFNAGNVDQHSLLLGPAERADVVVDFSQYAGQTLILYNDAPAAFPARDPRYDYYTGNPDLRDTGGAPSTLPGYGPNTRTVMQIKVRPGEGQPFDLGGLQAAFAHKPDAPGVFESGQHPIIVGQSAYNSAYGKTFQANGPFAGLVQIFDTSLTFDTLSDDPANPGTPLRLTIPLRPKMIQDEMGEAFEHEYGRMSGFLGVETANAQAGLQNMILYPFASPPTELVDGVELPGSAPALEVTPIASADDGTQVWKITHNGVDTHPIHFHLYEVQLLNRVGWDGIVRKPDLNELGWKETVRVSPLEDTVVALRPIIPHVPFDLPNSIRLLDPSMNEGDYLANTTLQESLGLPIFAFAPNGEPIDVVNHYVNYGAEYVWHCHILSHEEMDMMRPQAVALAPREPTGVTWALAGSGRNTRNVVSWTDASKNETGFVVERSSDGTSWTRIATVQSSELGVVPYVETGLGPGTGTVRTYADVIGNDRTPYSYRVYAINTVGDTWDYSNPALNRLPPGGGFPVLTVDSRGITTSSVAAPTNLTGSAAVRNRTSATVTLGWTDNSTESGFLIQRADNAGFTVGVVNATVAADVTTFKQNVARGRTYYYRVLAFTDAHQSAWSNTATVPTP